The Chloroflexota bacterium region CGCGCGCAGCACAGTGCGTCTGTCGAATCGGTCGGACAGATAGCCGGTGAAGGGCGACACCACGACACGCGGCACCATCGCGGCGAATGTTACGACGCCAACCCACAGCGACGAGTCCGAGAACTCGTACACAATCCAGCCACGAGCAACGATGAGCGCCCATGCCGCAGCACCGGCGAAGAAGTTCGCCGTCCACAGCGTCTGATAGTCGCCATACGCCAGCGCCGCCAGAAAGCGACTGCCAACGGCACGACCCCGTTTGGGTTCAACTGCCATTAGTATTCTCTAATTGGCTCTGCCGAATTAAGCTATAGCCCGAATTTTTCGGGGCAGAACGAGGGTTGCGCAGGGCGAAGCTCCCAATTTCTACGCCCTGCTCAGCAACCCGCGATTGCCGGTGTTGCAGCGGTGATGCAATAGTGCAGCCCGTGCGGGCAGTCATTCCACCTCAATGCAAACGGGGCGCACGCCGTTGATGATGTAGCCAAGACTGTTCCAACGCGTTTCGAGCGGCTGCTCGTTGCCGTCTTCGTCGGTCGCTCTGGCAACCAGCGTGTATTTGCCCCTGGCTTTCGGCGTCCACGCGAAGTTCCACTGCTGCCACGAGTAGCGGTAACGTGGTCCTACGAGGTCTGCCGGATGCCATGTCTCGCCGCCGTCGTCGCTGACCTCGACTTTGGCGATGTGGGCGAAGCCTGACCACGCCATGCCGTTAACCATGTGAGGCTTGGCAGGCAGATGCATGTGTTCCGCAGGCCAGCTGATGAGCGACTTAACATGCATCTGCGCGACCGGCACGGTCTCGCCGTCGTCGCCTTCGATGATGTAGCGGTCGGTCTGGAAGAAGCCGACAAATCTTTCCTGCAGCACGGTGATGCGCTTCAGCCACTTGACCGATGCCATACCGTACCAGCCCGGCACGATGAGACGCACAGGATAGCCGTGTTCTCTCGACAACGGTTCTCCGTTCATCTCGTAGGCGAGCAGCGTATCCGGGTGCATCGCCACATCGATAGGCAGACTGCGCAAGTATGGCTGATGGCTTTCGCCCGGCGCGGGTTCGCCGGAGTCGAAGCCTTCGAACAGCACTTCGACCGAGCCTTCATTGACGCCGGCGCGTTCGAGCAGATGTCGAAGTGGAGCGCCCGCCCATATCGCGGTACTCACTGCGCCGTTCTGGAAGGGGTTGCCCGGCACTGTGGGTTCGAGGTCGCTGCGGTTGTTGCCAGCGCACTCTAGCGTGATGGGCAGCGTCTGGATGGGGAAGCTGTGGAAGTCTTGCAGCGTGATAGACAGCGCGTCTTCCACATTTCCGTCAAGGGTTAGTTCCCAGTCGGAAACACCCTCAGGAATAGTGTAGTGATTGCGGATGTAGAAGAGGGGGTTTGGGGTTAGCCAGCTTTTCAATATGGCCTGCGGGGTCTCACCGATAATCGGCTCTTCTTCGATAGTAACGAGACCCTTACCTTCAGGCTGAGCACTCAGGGTTTCGCTCCTATCCCTGTCGGACTCAGCCTTGCTACACTTGCAGGTATTCATCACAACCTCCGATATTTGTTATCGCACCTAGCGTATCGTGCTTTTCGCATACTATACATATCTGCAACCACTTGCACAAGTGGATTTTCTGCACTGACGCGCTTACAAGAATATTTCTTTTCCCCTTCTGCCTTCGCATTCCTCTTTCACCCTTTGATAAGATAAGAGGTTAGGATGGGGACAAAATATGGAGGGCTGGCGGAGTACCCCTGCCACACAACCGACAACCGCCATCTGTGATATGATTTCAGGCGAAAACACGCGCGTAAGAGGAGGCAGGTGAATGGCAGAATCAAGCCGCAGGCAGTTCGTAAAGTACAGTTTCTTCAAGGTTGACCCGGAGTGGCGTCGGTTGCCCGAAGAACTTCGATTCGAGAGCAAGCGAAACTTCGCGCAAGCCGTTACGGAAATCTCCGAGGAGATGTTCACGCGCTCATTCAGCCTCGTGGGAATGCGCGGCGACTCCGACTTCTTCCTCCAGCAGGCAGCCGACACGCTGGAAGAGATCCAAGACTCCGCCGTTCGCCTGTGGTCCACCGATCTCGGCGCATATCTCACGCAGCCGCATTCCTATCTCGCAATGACGCGCCTATCCGAGTATGTCGGCAAGGGAAAGCACGAACATGAGGGACAGGAGGGAACGGGCACTCGGCTTCGCCCGGTGGACGCCAAATACTTCATTGTTTATCCATTTCTCAAGACACGGGAGTGGTATCTGCTTCCGCAGGAAGAGCGCCAGAACATCATGACCGGGCACATTAGCGTGGGGCACAAGTACCCGTCCGTCAAAATTAACACCACCTATTCTTTCGGTCTCGATGACCAGGAATTCGTTGTTGGCTTTGAGACGGACAACCCGGGCGACTTCCTCGACTTGGTTATGGACCTGCGGACAACCAGAAGCAGCCTGTACACGCTGCGCGACACGCCTATTTTCACGGGCATCCACAAGACGATTGAGGACACGCTGGACGATTTGGGTGGGCGACCGTAGCGCGGGCGGCGTAAGGGACTGAAGTATAGCCCGCAACGGCAATTGATGTTACCATCGGTCTGGTAAACGGGCAGACAAATTAGTGTGGCAAATTAGACACGCAAGAATGGGAGGGCCTAAAAGCATGGCTACTACACTCAGCGGTGAACGGATCGAAGAACTGAAGCAGCAGGCGGCCGACCATTTCTGGCCGCACAACAACCCTGCTGGCAATATGGACGACGACGGCATCAAGCTCGTGCAGAGCGGCAAGGGCGTGTGGGTCGAGGATGTCGAGGGCGAGCAGTGGTTCGACACGATGGCGGGCATGTGGCTGAAGAACATCGGTCATGGTCGCAAGGAAGTCGCCGATGCCGTGTACAATCAGATGCTCGACATCAGCTACACTCCTGGCGGCACCGTTAGCCCGTCGACCGCGGAATTATCCGCCAGAATTGCCGGCCTCGCGCCCGACAAAGAAGCCCGCACCTACTTCGTCAGCGGTGGCTCCGAGGCAGTGGAAACCGCAATCAAGATGGCGAAGCAA contains the following coding sequences:
- a CDS encoding sulfite oxidase; protein product: MNTCKCSKAESDRDRSETLSAQPEGKGLVTIEEEPIIGETPQAILKSWLTPNPLFYIRNHYTIPEGVSDWELTLDGNVEDALSITLQDFHSFPIQTLPITLECAGNNRSDLEPTVPGNPFQNGAVSTAIWAGAPLRHLLERAGVNEGSVEVLFEGFDSGEPAPGESHQPYLRSLPIDVAMHPDTLLAYEMNGEPLSREHGYPVRLIVPGWYGMASVKWLKRITVLQERFVGFFQTDRYIIEGDDGETVPVAQMHVKSLISWPAEHMHLPAKPHMVNGMAWSGFAHIAKVEVSDDGGETWHPADLVGPRYRYSWQQWNFAWTPKARGKYTLVARATDEDGNEQPLETRWNSLGYIINGVRPVCIEVE
- a CDS encoding chlorite dismutase family protein, which encodes MAESSRRQFVKYSFFKVDPEWRRLPEELRFESKRNFAQAVTEISEEMFTRSFSLVGMRGDSDFFLQQAADTLEEIQDSAVRLWSTDLGAYLTQPHSYLAMTRLSEYVGKGKHEHEGQEGTGTRLRPVDAKYFIVYPFLKTREWYLLPQEERQNIMTGHISVGHKYPSVKINTTYSFGLDDQEFVVGFETDNPGDFLDLVMDLRTTRSSLYTLRDTPIFTGIHKTIEDTLDDLGGRP